A single region of the Thermotoga profunda AZM34c06 genome encodes:
- a CDS encoding serine hydrolase domain-containing protein encodes MANLENLAEKIDRVIQEGLNKIYPGCVVLVGRPNEVIYQKAYGTLDFERKTSIDTVYDLASVTKVVATTTAIMRLLSDGYLHLHDTIGRFLDVAKPKSDITILQLLTHTSGMQPYSELWKYLNGKELLEEILKIQPAEEPGKKIVYSCLNFITLMAIVEKITGMSFDKFVYSIFEPLGMKETRFSPGPSENIAPTSMRDGKRLVGLVDDELAYYLGGISGNAGLFSNVSDLFIFMSSLLTGTIVPFNVVKLFTQKIVEAGGSKRHLGWMCPASGTSSGDMLSEKSFGHSGFTGTTIWCREDGLFVIFLTNKGFIKRHEEEIMRIRMLLHNVVFGGIECTGTIF; translated from the coding sequence ATGGCGAATCTGGAAAATCTGGCAGAAAAGATTGACAGAGTAATCCAAGAAGGATTGAACAAGATCTATCCGGGGTGTGTGGTCTTGGTTGGTAGACCGAACGAGGTAATATATCAAAAAGCCTATGGAACATTGGATTTTGAAAGAAAGACTTCCATTGACACAGTTTATGATCTTGCAAGTGTGACAAAAGTTGTAGCTACAACAACAGCCATCATGAGACTACTTTCAGATGGATATCTTCATTTACACGACACGATTGGACGGTTCTTGGATGTTGCGAAACCAAAAAGTGATATCACCATTCTCCAACTTTTGACACATACTTCGGGAATGCAACCTTATTCTGAATTGTGGAAATATCTCAATGGTAAGGAATTGTTGGAAGAGATTCTAAAAATCCAACCAGCTGAAGAACCAGGTAAAAAAATAGTCTATTCATGTTTAAATTTCATAACTCTGATGGCGATAGTTGAGAAGATCACAGGTATGTCTTTTGACAAATTTGTTTATTCTATCTTTGAACCTTTGGGAATGAAGGAAACAAGATTCTCTCCAGGACCATCTGAAAATATTGCACCTACTTCTATGAGAGATGGGAAACGTTTAGTGGGTTTAGTCGATGATGAACTCGCATATTATCTTGGTGGGATAAGTGGAAATGCCGGTTTATTTTCAAATGTATCAGATTTGTTCATCTTTATGAGTTCCTTGCTCACAGGTACCATTGTACCATTCAATGTAGTCAAACTCTTCACTCAAAAGATAGTAGAGGCAGGTGGAAGCAAGAGACATCTTGGTTGGATGTGTCCTGCAAGTGGAACGAGTAGTGGTGATATGCTCTCAGAAAAATCATTTGGACATAGTGGTTTCACCGGTACTACTATTTGGTGTAGAGAAGATGGGTTGTTCGTGATCTTTTTGACAAACAAAGGGTTCATCAAAAGACATGAAGAAGAGATAATGAGAATCAGAATGCTATTGCACAACGTTGTTTTTGGAGGGATAGAATGTACTGGAACAATTTTTTAG
- a CDS encoding glycosyltransferase family 4 protein, whose translation MRIAILNHYASIPQMGSSETRHFELAKRFAKDGHTVDIYVGEYSHLNREKWTNVYKEDFQIQDIEFFVVKTREYRSNSLSRFLSSYDYFKNGKEKIIKNEYDIVISSSPHPFSWSLGWYYCKRKKAKFIIEIRDVWPDDLVSLKMMNYSHPVARFFSYMCKKYYPKAHQIISLVPDLSQHFNRLGLKDREIQYIPNGVDFEIFQNPTPSTDVDEIFSKLPSGIKVVYAGSIVPHNGVKEFLELLNQVDQTVARKFVFIFVGPAQKEYLLQIKAMAKDNVFFFNPITKTSIPYLFSKSDVLLFTLSETQMNNPAVSSYKVLDYMASGKPILSVDIDGLLFKSTDGAVFYKNNDHMSLQTALEKISSQDLSESVKRNVQYIVQERTWDTLYEKFKNIIFS comes from the coding sequence ATGAGAATTGCTATTCTCAATCACTATGCGAGTATACCGCAAATGGGAAGTTCAGAAACAAGACATTTTGAGTTAGCAAAGAGATTTGCAAAAGATGGGCATACTGTGGACATATATGTTGGCGAATATTCTCATCTCAATCGCGAAAAATGGACCAATGTTTATAAAGAAGATTTTCAAATTCAAGATATCGAATTCTTTGTTGTTAAGACCAGAGAGTATCGTAGTAATTCCCTATCGAGATTTCTTTCATCTTATGATTACTTCAAAAATGGCAAGGAAAAGATTATAAAAAACGAGTATGACATCGTAATATCTTCTTCACCACATCCCTTTTCTTGGAGCCTTGGCTGGTATTATTGCAAAAGAAAAAAGGCAAAATTCATAATAGAGATAAGAGACGTCTGGCCAGATGATCTTGTATCACTTAAAATGATGAATTACTCACATCCAGTTGCAAGATTTTTCAGCTATATGTGTAAAAAATACTATCCAAAGGCACATCAAATTATCAGTCTCGTGCCGGATCTTTCCCAACATTTCAATCGTCTCGGTTTAAAAGATAGAGAAATTCAATATATACCAAATGGTGTTGATTTTGAGATCTTTCAAAACCCAACACCGTCTACAGACGTAGATGAAATTTTTTCAAAATTGCCATCGGGTATCAAGGTTGTCTACGCTGGTTCGATCGTTCCACACAATGGTGTCAAAGAATTCCTCGAGCTTCTCAATCAAGTTGATCAAACTGTGGCACGGAAATTTGTTTTCATATTTGTTGGACCAGCACAAAAAGAATATCTATTACAGATAAAGGCCATGGCAAAGGATAATGTTTTTTTCTTTAACCCAATAACTAAAACATCTATACCTTATCTTTTCTCAAAGAGTGACGTTTTGTTGTTCACACTCTCTGAGACACAAATGAATAATCCTGCTGTTAGTTCATATAAAGTACTCGATTATATGGCATCTGGTAAACCTATATTGAGCGTTGATATCGATGGATTGTTGTTTAAATCAACAGATGGAGCTGTTTTCTACAAAAACAACGATCATATGAGCCTTCAAACCGCACTTGAGAAAATATCAAGCCAAGATTTATCAGAATCTGTGAAAAGAAATGTCCAGTACATCGTTCAAGAGAGAACATGGGACACACTCTATGAAAAATTTAAAAATATCATTTTCTCTTGA
- a CDS encoding anhydro-N-acetylmuramic acid kinase produces the protein MYWNNFLELINKKERTIMGLMSGTSADGLDIAIVSFSGAERRTNFRLIDFKSLDYPEEFKQRIIKTYDPSISSVKDVTLMNFEIARMHAKMIKQLGIKVDAIGYHGQTVYHMPQERATLQIGEADVLAVELGVPVIHSFRTKDVALGGEGAPITSYFDWVFFRKPHTIVLNIGGIANVTYINDTILAFDTGPGNCLIDLYVKENFNLQYDKNGNLASNGKIDRRILEELIEKDKDYLNKKPPKTTGREWYNKEFLRGLPVRDYNALRTLTYFTAFCIHENMRRYLPKVERIYVFGGGAFNKVILEDLRSFGYKVLVPTKTLAKAREAISMALLANDFLNGVPTNIPSVTGAQRAAILGKVALPW, from the coding sequence ATGTACTGGAACAATTTTTTAGAATTGATCAATAAAAAAGAAAGAACAATAATGGGACTCATGTCTGGAACAAGTGCTGATGGCCTTGACATAGCAATTGTATCTTTTTCAGGGGCAGAACGTCGAACAAATTTTAGGCTGATAGATTTCAAAAGCTTGGATTATCCAGAGGAATTCAAGCAACGTATAATAAAAACCTATGATCCCTCCATATCTTCTGTTAAAGATGTGACTTTGATGAACTTTGAAATAGCTCGAATGCATGCAAAGATGATAAAGCAATTAGGTATAAAAGTTGATGCAATTGGATATCATGGTCAAACTGTCTATCATATGCCACAAGAAAGAGCCACATTGCAAATAGGAGAAGCAGATGTATTGGCAGTTGAGTTGGGTGTACCAGTAATTCATTCTTTTAGAACAAAAGATGTAGCACTTGGTGGAGAGGGAGCTCCTATTACTTCTTATTTCGATTGGGTCTTTTTCAGAAAACCACATACAATAGTTTTGAATATAGGTGGTATAGCAAATGTCACATATATAAACGATACAATATTGGCTTTTGATACAGGACCGGGTAATTGTCTAATAGATCTTTATGTGAAAGAAAATTTCAATCTTCAATACGATAAAAACGGCAATTTGGCAAGTAATGGGAAGATAGATCGTCGAATTTTGGAAGAACTTATTGAAAAAGATAAAGATTATCTGAACAAAAAACCTCCAAAGACCACAGGTAGAGAATGGTACAACAAAGAATTTCTTAGGGGGCTTCCAGTTAGGGATTATAACGCCTTGAGGACTCTTACATACTTTACAGCTTTTTGTATACACGAGAATATGAGAAGATACCTTCCAAAGGTTGAAAGGATCTACGTGTTTGGTGGTGGAGCCTTCAACAAGGTCATTCTTGAAGATCTGAGATCTTTTGGTTATAAAGTCTTGGTACCAACGAAGACTCTTGCAAAGGCAAGAGAAGCTATTTCAATGGCGCTTCTTGCCAATGATTTTCTAAATGGAGTGCCAACGAACATACCTTCTGTAACGGGTGCTCAGAGGGCAGCAATACTGGGTAAGGTTGCTTTACCATGGTAG
- the fliF gene encoding flagellar basal-body MS-ring/collar protein FliF produces the protein MGFLRKVWGYIKNLYEKWKTLPTPSKILFTGIGMAILIVSIIMLVVFTTPRYVLLVSGLTDEQSGYLIQQLQTMGVQYKVEPGRILVSDKYNVYELRMKLASMGVLGATTRGFEILDQQSFGATSFDRQVRYQVALQGELERSIMTISGVKAARVHLTLPKYTYYVRGEMAEPRASVLVVLQPGQDLTQNQVKGIMELVAGAVEGMKIENVKVVDQLSRVLSDKVVTSSEMLLASSRTELKMNLEAYYGKKIKQTLEAVFGPSRVEVIPDIKLNWEKIEKQSTKYEPITRQGGIIRSQEQESEKSTNQPPTGGAVGTDSNIPPTYPSTTGEGTSTYERTHTITNYELNSIVENVVQNKEGEIEALSLSVVIDASSSVFQRFDENERIKWAGIVSDLVSNGIGANSSDPKLSVSVAFLPFDRSLEEDYRKSLAEMERRRRFSMMVFGLSVLFVLCFLLIYLIIVQIRRIRGRKLIEQRKLRMEEELKKVFEEEKVKEVPLTPEQQALLELKENLEKIYKESPEEVANIIKLWLVERGM, from the coding sequence TTGGGTTTCTTAAGAAAAGTTTGGGGATATATCAAGAATTTATACGAAAAATGGAAGACACTCCCAACCCCAAGTAAAATACTGTTCACAGGTATTGGCATGGCAATACTTATTGTGAGTATTATAATGCTTGTAGTCTTCACAACTCCAAGATATGTGTTGTTAGTCAGCGGCCTGACCGATGAACAATCTGGTTATTTAATTCAGCAACTTCAAACAATGGGTGTACAGTACAAGGTTGAACCAGGGAGAATACTCGTTTCGGATAAATATAATGTCTACGAATTGAGAATGAAACTCGCCTCTATGGGTGTACTCGGTGCAACTACAAGAGGTTTTGAAATTCTCGATCAGCAGAGTTTTGGTGCAACGAGTTTCGATAGGCAAGTCAGATATCAGGTTGCCCTACAGGGTGAACTTGAACGCAGCATCATGACCATAAGTGGTGTCAAGGCAGCTCGCGTTCATCTCACTCTACCAAAATACACATATTATGTGCGTGGCGAGATGGCTGAACCCAGAGCATCTGTCTTGGTTGTCTTACAGCCAGGTCAAGACCTGACACAAAATCAAGTGAAAGGAATTATGGAATTAGTAGCAGGTGCTGTTGAGGGAATGAAAATAGAAAATGTAAAAGTTGTCGATCAACTTTCAAGAGTTCTGAGCGATAAAGTCGTTACCTCGAGCGAAATGTTACTGGCTTCAAGTAGAACCGAGTTGAAGATGAACCTTGAGGCTTATTATGGAAAAAAGATAAAACAGACCCTTGAAGCTGTCTTTGGGCCGAGCAGAGTTGAGGTTATTCCAGACATTAAACTGAATTGGGAGAAGATAGAAAAGCAATCTACAAAGTATGAACCGATCACAAGGCAAGGAGGAATTATCAGAAGTCAAGAACAGGAGTCCGAAAAAAGTACGAATCAACCGCCAACCGGTGGGGCTGTCGGTACAGACTCAAACATACCTCCAACGTATCCAAGCACGACAGGTGAAGGAACTTCAACCTATGAAAGAACTCATACCATAACTAATTATGAATTAAACAGTATCGTTGAAAACGTCGTTCAAAACAAAGAAGGAGAAATCGAAGCTCTGAGTTTGTCAGTCGTGATAGATGCTTCTTCATCGGTTTTCCAAAGGTTTGACGAAAACGAAAGAATTAAATGGGCGGGTATTGTTTCAGATCTTGTCAGTAATGGTATAGGAGCCAATTCAAGTGATCCAAAACTTTCTGTTTCAGTCGCTTTCTTACCTTTTGACAGATCTTTAGAAGAAGATTATCGGAAAAGTTTAGCTGAAATGGAAAGAAGAAGACGTTTTTCCATGATGGTCTTTGGTTTGAGTGTTCTATTCGTGCTCTGCTTTCTGTTGATCTATTTGATCATTGTGCAAATTAGAAGAATCAGAGGAAGAAAATTGATAGAGCAAAGAAAGCTCAGAATGGAAGAAGAACTGAAGAAGGTATTCGAAGAAGAAAAAGTCAAGGAAGTTCCTCTTACACCAGAACAACAAGCATTGCTCGAACTCAAAGAAAATCTTGAAAAAATCTACAAAGAGTCTCCAGAAGAAGTTGCAAACATAATAAAACTCTGGTTAGTGGAAAGGGGGATGTGA
- the rsfS gene encoding ribosome silencing factor — MELLKKLIQLMYEKEAIEPIILDMTKTPLPTEYFVIVTANSQTHMGTLRDAVVEFFVNNSHPLIYFDKGTGYDWLLIDAGDIVVHIFTSHAREFYDLEGLWSDATRLD; from the coding sequence GTGGAGCTACTCAAAAAATTGATTCAGCTCATGTATGAGAAGGAAGCCATTGAGCCAATAATATTAGACATGACCAAGACACCATTGCCAACAGAATATTTTGTCATAGTAACAGCCAACTCCCAAACACATATGGGAACTTTACGAGATGCAGTTGTAGAATTCTTTGTCAATAACTCCCATCCTCTAATTTACTTTGATAAAGGCACTGGATACGACTGGCTTTTAATAGATGCTGGGGATATAGTGGTCCATATCTTTACTTCGCATGCAAGAGAATTTTATGACCTGGAAGGTCTTTGGAGCGATGCAACCAGGCTTGATTAA
- a CDS encoding YceD family protein has protein sequence MNWTIELEKLSQERKIVLEGIFEAKMIELPNVQCKVLQPIKVKMVVVMTKDGIAVGGYVRTILEHPCDRCLKPVELKINGTIEALYKHISEVPKEKEEELQSLRNVIYYSSDRIDLSERIIEAIVVDVPMRVLCKPDCKGLCPRCGTDLNEDPEHLCEDQKIDPRLSKLLLLKKTNKEG, from the coding sequence TTGAATTGGACAATTGAACTCGAAAAACTCAGTCAAGAACGTAAGATAGTACTTGAAGGTATATTCGAGGCGAAAATGATTGAACTTCCAAATGTGCAGTGCAAAGTCCTTCAACCGATCAAGGTTAAGATGGTAGTCGTCATGACAAAAGACGGCATTGCTGTTGGTGGTTACGTCAGAACAATTTTGGAACATCCTTGCGACAGATGTTTGAAGCCCGTTGAGCTAAAAATCAATGGTACTATCGAAGCACTCTACAAACACATCAGCGAGGTACCCAAAGAAAAAGAAGAAGAGTTACAATCCCTTAGAAACGTGATATACTACTCATCGGATAGAATAGATCTATCGGAGAGAATAATAGAAGCCATAGTTGTTGATGTGCCAATGAGAGTACTCTGCAAACCTGATTGCAAAGGATTATGTCCTCGTTGTGGTACAGATTTGAATGAAGATCCTGAACATCTGTGTGAGGATCAAAAAATAGATCCAAGGTTGAGTAAATTGCTCTTGCTGAAGAAGACAAACAAGGAGGGTTAG
- the glmS gene encoding glutamine--fructose-6-phosphate transaminase (isomerizing), with amino-acid sequence MCGIVGLIGDRVKVGDLIEALEKLEYRGYDSAGVAFLKNHELNITKSKGKVESLKNQLQDRLNELIQIGIAHTRWATHGEPNDINAHPHSDCSCKISVVHNGIIENFRTLKIRLQELGHKFLSQTDTEVIPHLIEEYYNGDLLEAVRKAVLKLEGSYAIAVVHADHPDIIVGARKGSPMVVGVNGQTIGLASDITPLLKFTKEVVFLEDGELVELSKGTVKIIGFDGVARKHHPVFVEWSYEDAQKSGYKHFMLKEIFEEPSCIVSVLTGRIKSGHVVLEEFKPFEKNLANSKAIKVIACGTSYHAALVFKYLLENTTDITADVDVSSEFRYKKPHLKPESIVVAISQSGETADTLESVRLAKRCGAKIIAVTNVVGSTLTREADCVLYLNAGPEISVAATKSYVAQLVMLYLLALKIGEILSNSIVQNSELIDRLMRIPEIFENSLKSVDKIHELAKKYKDYKHFMYIGRGYGYPTALEGALKLKEISYIHATGYPAGELKHGPIAMLGPEFPVFAIAPGDSLSPKMKSNIIECKSRNAKILALTNYDNQEIAELADDVIFVNNSNEELYPLLMTPAIQLFAYFVADELGLDPDKPRNLAKSVTVE; translated from the coding sequence GTGTGCGGGATAGTGGGACTCATAGGTGATCGAGTTAAGGTTGGCGATCTGATTGAGGCTCTCGAGAAACTCGAGTACCGTGGCTATGACTCTGCTGGCGTTGCATTTCTTAAAAATCACGAATTGAATATTACCAAATCAAAGGGAAAAGTCGAGAGTTTGAAGAATCAACTACAAGATAGACTAAATGAATTAATCCAGATTGGTATTGCCCATACACGCTGGGCTACACACGGAGAACCAAATGACATCAATGCCCATCCTCATTCTGATTGTTCTTGTAAAATATCTGTCGTTCATAACGGCATAATCGAAAATTTCAGAACATTGAAGATCAGGCTTCAAGAGCTTGGTCATAAATTTCTCTCCCAAACAGACACAGAAGTAATTCCACACTTGATAGAAGAATATTACAACGGTGATTTACTTGAAGCTGTCAGAAAAGCCGTTTTGAAACTCGAAGGAAGTTATGCTATAGCAGTTGTTCATGCCGATCATCCTGATATCATCGTCGGAGCAAGAAAAGGTAGTCCAATGGTTGTTGGTGTGAATGGGCAAACCATTGGACTTGCATCTGATATCACACCTTTGCTCAAATTCACAAAAGAAGTTGTTTTTTTAGAAGACGGTGAACTTGTAGAACTTTCAAAAGGTACTGTAAAGATAATTGGCTTTGATGGTGTTGCTCGCAAACATCATCCTGTTTTTGTAGAATGGTCCTACGAAGATGCGCAGAAATCTGGTTATAAGCATTTCATGCTAAAAGAGATTTTTGAAGAGCCTTCGTGCATAGTGTCTGTTTTGACTGGCAGAATCAAAAGTGGTCACGTTGTTCTTGAAGAATTCAAACCATTTGAAAAAAATTTAGCCAACTCCAAAGCAATAAAAGTGATTGCATGTGGAACAAGTTACCATGCGGCACTTGTGTTCAAATATCTCTTGGAGAATACAACGGATATCACTGCTGATGTAGATGTTTCTTCTGAATTTCGTTATAAAAAACCTCATCTAAAACCAGAATCAATAGTCGTGGCTATCTCACAATCCGGTGAAACTGCTGATACCCTTGAATCTGTAAGATTGGCAAAAAGATGCGGGGCAAAGATCATTGCGGTGACAAACGTTGTTGGCTCAACGTTAACACGAGAAGCAGATTGTGTACTCTATCTGAATGCTGGACCAGAGATAAGCGTAGCAGCCACAAAATCATATGTTGCACAGCTTGTCATGCTTTATTTATTAGCACTCAAGATAGGTGAGATCTTAAGTAATTCCATTGTGCAAAATTCAGAATTGATTGACAGACTTATGAGAATACCAGAAATCTTTGAAAATTCTCTAAAATCAGTTGATAAAATCCATGAACTGGCAAAGAAGTACAAAGACTACAAACATTTCATGTATATTGGTAGAGGCTATGGTTATCCTACGGCACTTGAGGGCGCTCTGAAATTAAAAGAGATAAGTTATATTCATGCAACTGGATATCCAGCAGGAGAATTAAAACACGGTCCCATAGCAATGCTTGGTCCGGAGTTTCCAGTTTTTGCGATTGCCCCAGGTGATTCTCTATCTCCAAAGATGAAGAGCAATATAATAGAATGCAAATCCAGAAATGCAAAGATCCTTGCCTTGACGAATTATGACAATCAAGAGATTGCAGAACTCGCAGATGATGTTATTTTTGTGAATAACAGCAATGAAGAACTCTATCCTTTATTGATGACTCCAGCGATTCAGTTGTTTGCTTACTTTGTCGCAGATGAGTTGGGACTTGATCCCGACAAACCAAGAAATCTTGCAAAAAGCGTGACAGTGGAGTGA
- a CDS encoding lytic transglycosylase domain-containing protein encodes MQRFFLLIAISLSSSILGDPLFFLTNPTTHFSIELYNNQLKLSIFQPFVYTSVPVDLMLPKENKDLIKGLISVESDFFIHALSDKGAMGLTQLMPSTAQELGVLNPFNAFWSIDGANRYLNDLQNRFGRIEYALSAYYEGPGRVALKGPSNSGLNYARKVLSESNRLRDQSIQLKDVFYIQPYIQLGDSFSIGSDFCFSLFGMVDFAAGVDISFEKISHFILAYPNLNHSFSFIVGERNLDLVVGVCYRKIPDFGVQFLLNSKYFDLSILVKIWQLYFNAGFSSEGLHIGVVK; translated from the coding sequence TTGCAAAGATTCTTTTTGTTAATCGCAATAAGCCTATCATCTTCGATTTTAGGAGATCCTTTGTTTTTCCTCACAAATCCAACAACCCACTTTTCCATAGAATTGTACAACAATCAGCTCAAGTTGTCTATTTTTCAACCATTTGTTTACACATCTGTACCAGTCGATTTGATGTTGCCAAAAGAAAACAAGGATTTGATTAAAGGTTTGATCAGTGTTGAATCGGATTTTTTCATTCATGCTTTGTCGGACAAAGGAGCAATGGGCTTAACACAGTTGATGCCTTCGACTGCTCAAGAGCTCGGCGTGTTGAATCCTTTTAATGCTTTTTGGTCAATAGATGGAGCAAATCGTTATTTGAATGATCTTCAAAATAGATTTGGAAGGATCGAATATGCACTTTCTGCTTATTATGAAGGACCTGGCAGAGTGGCGTTGAAAGGTCCAAGCAATAGTGGACTCAACTATGCCAGAAAGGTCTTAAGTGAGTCAAACAGATTGAGAGATCAATCGATTCAGTTAAAAGATGTGTTCTATATTCAGCCTTATATACAACTTGGAGATAGTTTTTCCATTGGCTCGGACTTTTGTTTTTCATTGTTTGGGATGGTCGATTTTGCTGCAGGGGTGGATATATCGTTTGAGAAAATCTCTCATTTCATACTCGCTTATCCAAATCTCAACCATTCTTTTTCTTTTATAGTAGGTGAGAGAAATCTCGATCTCGTAGTGGGAGTTTGTTACCGAAAGATACCAGATTTTGGTGTACAATTTTTGTTAAACTCCAAGTATTTTGATCTGTCTATTTTGGTAAAGATATGGCAGCTTTATTTCAATGCTGGTTTTTCTTCTGAGGGACTACATATCGGAGTGGTAAAATGA
- the plsX gene encoding phosphate acyltransferase PlsX, with protein MVRVALDLMGGDKAPTEILEGAKLSSSQDKKILLIGTKHALEKAEGFGKVEVDDFLPMDVKPTEVIRRKNSSMYVGLKLLKEGTVDVFVSAGNTGALLAGATFVLGRIEGVERPALGVPVPSTNGFTILIDAGANAHVRAEHLVDFAVMGFSYAKILGCKMPKIGLLNVGEEETKGDETTKEAYVLLKKSFPENFVGNVEGHDINTGKVDVVVSDGFSGNVAMKTMEGTAKMILQTLKNKVDSAGILQKLGAFLMKKVFVELKKTLDPRTYGGGLVLGVNGLVVKAHGSSDRFAISNAIKVACQGVQMQVIDGIRGEIKRVRDSGTHR; from the coding sequence ATGGTACGTGTCGCACTTGATTTAATGGGAGGAGACAAGGCACCCACCGAAATCTTGGAGGGTGCCAAGTTGTCTTCTTCGCAAGATAAGAAAATTCTATTGATAGGAACAAAACACGCCCTCGAAAAAGCGGAAGGTTTCGGCAAGGTAGAAGTCGACGATTTCCTGCCAATGGATGTAAAACCCACAGAAGTTATTCGAAGAAAAAATTCCTCGATGTACGTTGGTTTAAAGTTGTTAAAAGAAGGGACTGTAGATGTATTTGTCAGCGCAGGTAATACTGGTGCACTTCTTGCAGGTGCAACTTTTGTGCTTGGAAGAATCGAGGGTGTAGAACGACCTGCTTTGGGTGTACCCGTCCCTTCAACTAATGGCTTTACGATTTTGATCGATGCAGGTGCAAATGCACACGTTAGAGCAGAACACCTTGTCGATTTTGCCGTTATGGGTTTTTCTTATGCAAAAATTCTTGGATGCAAAATGCCAAAGATCGGACTGCTCAATGTTGGTGAAGAAGAAACAAAAGGAGATGAAACAACAAAAGAAGCATATGTTCTCCTGAAAAAAAGTTTTCCTGAAAATTTTGTTGGGAATGTCGAAGGCCATGATATAAATACAGGAAAAGTAGATGTAGTTGTATCAGATGGTTTTTCAGGGAATGTAGCCATGAAAACCATGGAAGGTACGGCAAAGATGATCCTGCAAACTTTGAAAAACAAGGTAGATAGCGCTGGGATACTACAAAAACTCGGTGCATTTTTGATGAAAAAGGTTTTTGTTGAGTTGAAAAAAACACTCGATCCACGCACGTATGGTGGTGGACTTGTTTTGGGCGTCAACGGATTGGTTGTCAAAGCCCATGGATCATCTGATAGATTTGCGATTTCGAATGCGATAAAGGTCGCTTGTCAAGGGGTACAGATGCAGGTAATTGATGGAATAAGGGGTGAAATAAAACGTGTGCGGGATAGTGGGACTCATAGGTGA
- the rpmF gene encoding 50S ribosomal protein L32, which translates to MAVPKYKRTRSRTHAKRAKIYRAITVPMSKCPNCGQPKLPHRVCLHCGYYNGRQVLEIAE; encoded by the coding sequence ATGGCAGTTCCAAAATATAAGCGAACCAGATCAAGGACGCATGCCAAACGCGCAAAGATTTACAGAGCTATTACTGTACCTATGAGTAAATGTCCAAATTGTGGTCAGCCAAAATTACCACACAGAGTTTGTTTGCACTGCGGATATTACAACGGAAGGCAAGTTCTGGAAATAGCAGAGTGA
- the fba gene encoding class II fructose-1,6-bisphosphate aldolase yields MPLVSSKEMFKKAYGKYAIGAFNVNNMEILQGVIDAAKEEKAPLILQISAGARKYAKQVYLMKLIEAAVQDAPDIPICVHLDHGDSFELCKAVIDAGFTSVMIDGSHLPFEENVKLTKQVVDYAHPRGVVVEGELGRLVGVEEHVVVSEKEASYTDPDKAVEFVERTGVDSLAIAIGTSHGAYKFKGEPKLDFQRLSEIAKKLPNFPLVLHGASSVLQDFVEKANKYGGKLSGAQGVPEEMIRKATMMGICKVNIDTDLRLAMTATIREIFATHPEEFDPRKYLGPARDAIKELVKHKMRNVLGCSGQA; encoded by the coding sequence ATGCCACTTGTCAGCAGTAAGGAAATGTTCAAGAAGGCTTATGGAAAATACGCCATAGGTGCTTTTAATGTCAACAATATGGAAATTCTACAGGGTGTAATTGATGCCGCAAAAGAAGAAAAAGCTCCGTTGATTCTTCAAATATCGGCAGGTGCACGAAAATACGCAAAGCAAGTCTATTTAATGAAACTCATTGAGGCAGCTGTTCAGGATGCACCAGATATTCCTATCTGTGTACATCTCGATCATGGTGATTCATTTGAATTATGTAAAGCCGTCATTGATGCTGGCTTTACCTCTGTTATGATCGATGGTTCCCATCTGCCATTTGAAGAGAATGTGAAACTCACAAAACAAGTAGTAGACTATGCTCATCCAAGAGGTGTTGTTGTCGAAGGAGAACTTGGTAGACTTGTTGGAGTTGAGGAACACGTTGTTGTGAGTGAAAAAGAAGCGAGTTATACAGATCCTGACAAGGCAGTTGAATTCGTTGAAAGAACAGGTGTTGACTCACTTGCAATTGCAATTGGTACAAGTCATGGGGCATATAAATTCAAAGGTGAACCAAAACTCGATTTTCAAAGACTATCAGAGATAGCAAAGAAACTTCCAAATTTCCCACTGGTTTTGCACGGTGCATCGAGTGTCTTACAGGATTTTGTAGAAAAGGCTAACAAATACGGCGGTAAACTCTCTGGTGCTCAGGGTGTGCCTGAAGAGATGATCAGAAAAGCGACAATGATGGGAATATGTAAAGTCAACATCGACACAGATCTAAGGCTTGCGATGACAGCAACGATTCGTGAGATCTTTGCAACTCATCCAGAAGAGTTCGATCCAAGAAAATACTTGGGGCCAGCAAGAGATGCCATTAAAGAATTAGTGAAGCACAAAATGAGGAATGTACTCGGATGCAGCGGCCAGGCTTAA